One genomic segment of Desulfonatronum thiodismutans includes these proteins:
- the yedF gene encoding sulfurtransferase-like selenium metabolism protein YedF, which produces MNNTHLDCKGLPCPQPVLQCKQYIDAQQPKIVSVEVDNEAALQNVTRFLENQGYRVGNEQTAQNEWRITGEREAGAQADKAQADQTATPAQDTKTLIFLTAPGIGEGDPGLGEKLMLNFLATLPEMGPQLWRMILVNGAVRLAVQDSPCLEALQKLEAAGVTILVCGTCLTHFELLDKKAVGQTTNMLDVVTSLQLAEKVIRP; this is translated from the coding sequence ATGAACAATACACATCTCGACTGCAAAGGCCTCCCCTGCCCGCAACCGGTTCTCCAGTGCAAGCAATATATCGACGCCCAACAGCCCAAAATCGTGAGCGTCGAAGTGGACAACGAGGCTGCCTTGCAGAACGTGACCCGGTTTCTGGAAAATCAAGGCTACCGGGTCGGCAATGAGCAAACCGCCCAAAACGAATGGCGGATCACGGGAGAGCGGGAAGCCGGCGCCCAGGCGGACAAAGCCCAGGCCGACCAAACCGCCACGCCAGCCCAGGACACCAAGACCCTGATCTTCCTGACGGCTCCGGGCATTGGCGAAGGCGATCCAGGCCTGGGCGAAAAGCTGATGCTTAATTTCCTGGCCACCCTGCCGGAAATGGGCCCCCAGTTGTGGCGGATGATCCTGGTCAACGGGGCAGTGCGACTGGCCGTACAGGACAGCCCGTGCCTGGAAGCCCTGCAAAAGCTGGAAGCGGCCGGAGTGACCATCCTGGTCTGCGGCACCTGCCTGACCCACTTCGAGTTGCTGGACAAAAAAGCCGTGGGCCAGACCACCAACATGCTGGACGTTGTCACCAGCCTCCAACTGGCCGAAAAGGTCATCCGGCCCTGA
- a CDS encoding lysophospholipid acyltransferase family protein: MGIRVNPLWFVPPAVLFTKVLSRTLRFSQEGLEDVEGMRREVPMVVPIWHDELFPLIYLHRNQGAVAVVSQSRDGEFLSQVLTRFGIQLARGSSRRGGVAALIAARKEMRARNADVVVTVDGPRGPRHKVKEGVVYLASKAGAPLIPLRVFMSRSFVFQKAWDKFQLPWPGARCRVVYGRPYRVPAEMTAEEMARECLRLENMLNALGS, encoded by the coding sequence ATGGGCATTCGCGTCAATCCTCTTTGGTTTGTCCCTCCAGCTGTTTTGTTCACCAAAGTGCTGAGTCGGACGTTGCGGTTTTCCCAGGAAGGGTTGGAAGATGTTGAAGGGATGCGGCGAGAAGTGCCCATGGTCGTGCCGATCTGGCATGACGAGTTGTTCCCTTTGATCTATTTGCACCGCAACCAGGGCGCCGTGGCCGTGGTCAGCCAGAGTCGAGACGGGGAGTTTTTGTCCCAGGTCCTGACTCGTTTCGGCATTCAGCTCGCTCGGGGCTCCAGCCGTCGGGGCGGGGTGGCCGCGTTGATTGCTGCTCGCAAGGAGATGCGCGCGCGCAATGCGGACGTGGTGGTCACCGTGGACGGTCCGCGCGGCCCCCGGCACAAGGTCAAGGAGGGGGTCGTGTATCTGGCCTCCAAGGCGGGTGCGCCCCTGATTCCCTTGCGGGTATTCATGTCCCGGTCCTTTGTCTTCCAGAAAGCCTGGGACAAGTTCCAGCTTCCCTGGCCCGGCGCTCGGTGCCGGGTGGTCTACGGGCGGCCGTACCGGGTTCCGGCGGAGATGACCGCCGAGGAAATGGCCCGGGAGTGCTTACGCCTGGAAAACATGCTCAACGCCCTGGGCTCGTAG
- a CDS encoding undecaprenyl-diphosphate phosphatase: MDFFQAVVLALVQGLTEFLPISSSAHLILVSVFTGWEDQGLTFDVAVHMGTLAAVVWYFRRDLLEMARDFFRSLTGKGSGPGARLAWAVILGTIPVGLAGLAFRDVVATHLRDPLILAFGLMFFGLLLGWADWRHKGGRNENGLTWLDILIIGCAQAVALIPGTSRSGATMTAGLFLGLSREAAARFSFLLSIPVIFLAGALEARQLFGQPEPTQWGMIIVATVLAGISAYLCIHFFLKFIRTVGMQPFVIYRLLLGLLLVWLYW; this comes from the coding sequence ATGGATTTTTTTCAAGCCGTCGTCTTGGCCCTGGTCCAGGGTCTGACGGAATTCCTGCCCATTTCCAGTTCCGCCCACCTGATCCTGGTATCCGTGTTCACGGGATGGGAAGACCAAGGGCTGACTTTTGACGTGGCCGTGCATATGGGAACCCTGGCGGCCGTGGTCTGGTATTTTCGCCGGGATCTGCTGGAAATGGCCCGGGATTTTTTCCGTTCCTTGACCGGCAAGGGGAGCGGCCCTGGGGCTCGACTGGCCTGGGCCGTGATCCTGGGGACAATTCCGGTGGGGCTGGCCGGACTGGCTTTTCGGGACGTGGTAGCCACACATCTGCGCGACCCATTGATTCTGGCCTTTGGGCTGATGTTTTTCGGGCTGCTTCTGGGCTGGGCGGATTGGCGGCACAAAGGGGGGCGCAACGAGAATGGCCTGACTTGGCTGGACATCCTGATCATCGGTTGCGCTCAGGCCGTGGCCCTGATTCCCGGTACGTCCCGCTCCGGAGCAACCATGACCGCCGGTCTATTTCTGGGCCTGAGCCGGGAGGCCGCGGCCCGGTTTTCCTTCCTGCTGTCCATTCCGGTGATTTTCCTGGCCGGGGCCCTGGAGGCCAGGCAGCTTTTCGGCCAGCCGGAGCCCACGCAGTGGGGGATGATCATCGTGGCCACGGTGCTGGCCGGGATCAGCGCCTATCTCTGCATCCATTTCTTTCTTAAATTTATCCGCACGGTGGGGATGCAACCCTTCGTGATTTACCGGCTTTTGCTGGGGTTGTTGTTGGTTTGGTTGTATTGGTAG
- the cobI gene encoding precorrin-2 C(20)-methyltransferase, giving the protein MQNGILYGIGVGPGDTGLITLAAVKALSEVDVVFAPASTKNDFSVALDIIRPHLREDVEIRRLDFPMTRDDAVRTAARGRNAEAVLECLHGGRHAAFITLGDPLIYSTFGHLLRELRARDGLAEVRIIPGITSFQAAAARLEQTLVEGDESLVVATGNSDLDRLAKLLDAADAAVVLKPAKRFPALKAALQERGLADRARLIERCGLDGEAVYENLDQVPEKLSYFSLLHVARKGA; this is encoded by the coding sequence ATGCAAAACGGCATATTATACGGAATCGGCGTCGGCCCCGGGGATACGGGACTGATCACCCTGGCGGCGGTCAAGGCTTTGTCCGAAGTGGACGTGGTCTTTGCCCCGGCTTCGACCAAGAATGATTTTTCCGTGGCCCTGGACATCATTCGGCCGCATTTACGGGAGGATGTGGAAATCCGGCGGCTGGACTTCCCCATGACCAGGGACGACGCGGTGCGCACGGCGGCCCGGGGCAGGAACGCCGAGGCCGTGCTGGAATGTCTGCACGGCGGACGTCATGCGGCGTTCATTACCTTGGGCGACCCGCTGATCTACAGTACCTTCGGGCACTTGCTGCGGGAACTGCGGGCTCGGGACGGCTTGGCGGAGGTGCGGATCATTCCGGGCATCACCTCCTTCCAGGCGGCCGCGGCCCGGCTGGAACAGACGTTGGTGGAGGGCGACGAGAGTTTGGTGGTGGCTACGGGCAACAGCGACCTGGATCGACTGGCAAAGCTGCTGGACGCGGCGGATGCCGCCGTGGTCCTCAAGCCGGCCAAGCGTTTCCCCGCGCTCAAGGCGGCCCTGCAAGAGCGCGGACTGGCGGACCGGGCCAGACTGATCGAGCGATGCGGCCTGGATGGGGAGGCCGTGTACGAGAACCTGGATCAGGTCCCGGAAAAGTTGTCCTACTTTTCCCTGCTGCATGTCGCGCGCAAGGGCGCTTGA